One region of Chelonoidis abingdonii isolate Lonesome George chromosome 14, CheloAbing_2.0, whole genome shotgun sequence genomic DNA includes:
- the PLAGL2 gene encoding zinc finger protein PLAGL2, with the protein MTAFYTSVPTWIQDAKQEEEEETGWKLVPRQRGREAESQGKCQCEISGTSFTNVDKLRTHMFAHTEQRPYNCPQLHCGKAFASKYKLYRHMATHSAQKPHQCMYCEKMFHRKDHLRNHLQTHDPNKEALHCPECGKNYNTKLGFRRHLAMHAAASGDLSCKVCLQTFESTQVLLEHLKAHSRRASGGTKEKKHPCDHCDRRFYTRKDVRRHLVVHTGRKDFLCQYCAQRFGRKDHLTRHMKKSHSQELLKIKTEPVDMLGLLSCSSTVAVKEELSPVLCMASRDMMSGKTFPGMLPMGMYSTHLQAMPSSGMPHSLVPNSLPMGMSYPLESSSPVSSPPQPPPKYQLGSTSYLPEKLPKAEVESFLSELPGSLSLSSGEPQSSSPQPVTLDETLLSKSPGNLSEALCAANMDFSHLLGFLPLNLPPCNPPVSTGGLVMGYSQGETQPLLTTLQPQPQESPGAGGSLNFGPLHSLPPVFTSSLSTTTLPRFHQAFQ; encoded by the exons ATGACCGCATTTTATACCAGTGTTCCTACCTGGATTCAAGAtgcaaagcaggaggaggaggaggagacaggctGGAAATTAGTCCCCAGGCAAAGGGGTCGAGAGGCCGAAAGTCAAGGCAAGTGCCAGTGTGAAATTTCTGGGACCTCCTTTACCAATGTGGACAAGCTGAGAACTCACATGTTCGCTCATACGGAGCAGAGACCTTACAACTGCCCTCAGCTGCACTGTGGAAAGGCCTTTGCATCCAAGTACAAGCTCTATAG GCACATGGCCACACACTCTGCCCAGAAGCCTCACCAGTGTATGTACTGTGAGAAAATGTTCCACCGGAAGGATCATCTCCGCAATCACCTGCAGACTCATGACCCCAACAAGGAAGCCCTCCACTGCCCTGAATGTGGCAAGAACTACAACACCAAACTAGGCTTCAGGCGACACTTGGCTATGCATGCAGCTGCCAGTGGTGATCTGAGCTGCAAAGTGTGCCTGCAGACCTTTGAGAGCACTCAGGTCCTCTTGGAACACCTCAAGGCTCATTCCAGGAGGGCATCTGGTGGAACAAAGGAAAAGAAGCATCCATGTGATCACTGTGACAGACGCTTCTACACACGTAAAGATGTGCGGAGACACCTCGTGGTGCACACAGGGCGGAAGGACTTCCTGTGCCAGTATTGTGCTCAGAGGTTTGGGCGGAAGGACCACCTGACCAGGCACATGAAGAAGAGCCACTCCCAAGAATTGCTGAAGATCAAGACAGAGCCAGTTGACATGTTAGGTCTCCTAAGCTGTAGCTCAACTGTGGCAGTGAAAGAAGAGTTGAGTCCAGTTTTATGCATGGCATCCAGAGACATGATGAGTGGTAAGACCTTTCCAGGCATGCTGCCTATGGGCATGTACAGTACACACCTCCAAGCTATGCCAAGCTCAGGGATGCCCCATTCTTTGGTTCCCAACTCTCTTCCAATGGGAATGAGTTATCCTCTGGAATCTTcttctcctgtctcctccccaccACAACCTCCTCCGAAGTACCAGCTCGGATCTACCTCATATTTACCTGAGAAACTACCCAAAGCAGAGGTGGAGAGCTTTCTGTCAGAGCTTCCTGgcagtttgtctctctcatctgGTGAGCCTCAGTCCTCCTCACCTCAGCCAGTAACTCTGGACGAGACTCTGCTTTCCAAGAGCCCTGGTAACCTTTCAGAGGCTCTCTGTGCTGCTAACATGGACTTTTCTCATCTTCTGGGCTTCCTCCCCCTGAATCTTCCTCCATGTAACCCACCTGTGTCAACAGGGGGGCTGGTCATGGGCTACTCACAGGGGGAAACCCAGCCATTGCTTACCACTTTGCAACCTCAACCTCAAGAATCTCCTGGAGCTGGAGGCTCCTTGAACTTTGGTCCTCTTCATTCATTACCCCCTGTCTTCACCTCCAGCTTGAGCACAACCACCCTGCCACGTTTCCACCAGGCATTCCAATAA